A single region of the Neotabrizicola shimadae genome encodes:
- a CDS encoding sarcosine oxidase subunit gamma, which translates to MSDPVFAGAVSALGGVSFDGFATVREIGPVGMVTLRAKPDAAGLAEAVKAATGCKLPGQRRIVRNGERAVGWMSPDEWLLVVPHGEAEAVVAAVSAALKGQHHLAVNVSDARAVFRIEGSKADQVLRKLAPADIDRMEPDELRRTRIAQVAGAFWREGDGFTLVCFRSVAGYVMGLLTHSAQPGSELG; encoded by the coding sequence ATGTCTGATCCGGTCTTTGCAGGGGCGGTTTCGGCCCTGGGGGGCGTGTCCTTCGACGGCTTTGCCACGGTGCGCGAGATCGGGCCGGTGGGCATGGTGACGCTTCGGGCCAAGCCCGATGCGGCGGGTCTGGCCGAGGCGGTGAAGGCCGCCACGGGATGCAAACTGCCGGGTCAGCGCAGGATCGTGCGGAACGGCGAGCGGGCGGTGGGCTGGATGAGCCCGGACGAATGGCTTCTGGTGGTGCCGCATGGTGAGGCCGAGGCCGTGGTGGCGGCCGTTTCGGCGGCGCTGAAGGGGCAGCATCACCTGGCGGTCAATGTCTCGGATGCCCGGGCGGTGTTCCGCATCGAGGGGTCCAAGGCCGACCAGGTGCTGCGCAAGCTGGCGCCGGCCGACATCGACAGGATGGAGCCCGACGAGTTGCGCCGCACGCGGATTGCGCAGGTGGCGGGGGCGTTCTGGCGCGAGGGCGACGGGTTCACGCTGGTCTGCTTCCGGTCGGTGGCGGGCTATGTGATGGGGCTTTTGACCCATTCGGCACAACCGGGCAGCGAACTGGGCTGA
- a CDS encoding HAD family hydrolase — protein sequence MRLSAIRSFAASLAALALALPVLAQEDPLPSWNEGAAKTAILEFVDKVTAEGAPTYVAPEDRIATFDNDGTLWVEHPIYTQLVFALDRVKQLAPEHPEWATTQPFQAVLEQDVKALAEAGEKGLMEIIGATHGGMTTEAFEAEVTDWIATARDPRWNKPYTGLVYQPMLELMDYLRANGFETYIVSGGGIEFMRPWTQAVYGVPPQNVVGSSIKTEYKVVDGKGVLMRLPEINFVDDKAGKPVGILSHIGKRPIAAFGNSDGDYQMLEYTTLGAEGARLGMIVHHTDAAREYAYDRDTHIGRLDKAMDDAPKQGWVLIDMAKDWKTVFPE from the coding sequence ATGCGTCTTTCCGCGATCCGTTCCTTCGCCGCCAGTCTTGCCGCGCTGGCGCTTGCCCTGCCGGTTCTGGCACAGGAGGACCCCTTGCCTTCATGGAACGAGGGCGCGGCAAAGACCGCGATCCTGGAGTTCGTGGACAAGGTGACCGCCGAGGGTGCGCCGACCTATGTTGCCCCCGAGGACCGCATCGCCACCTTCGACAATGACGGGACGCTGTGGGTGGAACACCCGATCTATACGCAACTCGTCTTTGCGCTGGACCGCGTGAAGCAGCTTGCACCCGAGCATCCCGAATGGGCGACGACGCAACCGTTTCAGGCTGTGCTGGAACAGGATGTGAAGGCGCTGGCCGAGGCGGGCGAGAAGGGGTTGATGGAAATCATCGGGGCCACCCATGGCGGCATGACGACCGAGGCCTTCGAAGCCGAGGTGACCGACTGGATCGCCACCGCGCGCGACCCGCGCTGGAACAAGCCCTATACCGGGCTGGTCTATCAGCCGATGCTGGAGCTGATGGATTACCTTCGGGCCAACGGGTTCGAGACCTATATCGTCTCGGGCGGCGGGATCGAGTTCATGCGGCCCTGGACCCAAGCGGTCTATGGCGTGCCGCCGCAGAATGTCGTCGGATCGTCGATCAAGACCGAATACAAGGTGGTCGATGGCAAGGGCGTGCTGATGCGCCTGCCCGAGATCAATTTCGTGGACGACAAGGCGGGCAAGCCGGTGGGCATCCTGAGCCATATCGGCAAGCGGCCCATCGCGGCCTTTGGCAATTCGGACGGCGATTATCAGATGCTGGAATATACGACGCTGGGGGCCGAGGGCGCGCGCCTGGGGATGATCGTGCATCATACCGATGCGGCGCGGGAATACGCCTATGACCGCGATACCCATATTGGCCGGCTGGACAAGGCAATGGACGATGCACCCAAGCAGGGTTGGGTGCTGATCGACATGGCCAAGGACTGGAAGACCGTCTTCCCCGAGTGA
- a CDS encoding amidohydrolase family protein, whose product MVDFSTVRAIDFHTHAEEPCGCHADDGYDDLQSTMAKYFGAPWSHPPTIAETAAHYRAMNIAAVIFPVDAERETGHRRYDNYEVADACAREADILIPFVSIDPAKGRLGAREARDLVANHGVQGFKFHPTMQSFYPNDRMAWPLYEAIAETGKPALFHTGQTGVGSGMRGGNGMRLKYSNPMYIDDLAVDFPDMPIILAHPSFPWQDEALAVAQHKPNVFIDLSGWSPKYFPEILVRYANTILKKKMLFGSDWPMIAPEKWLDAFDKAPFREEVRPLILKENALRLLGRA is encoded by the coding sequence ATGGTCGATTTCAGCACGGTGCGGGCGATCGACTTCCACACCCATGCCGAGGAGCCCTGCGGTTGCCATGCCGACGACGGCTATGACGACCTGCAGTCCACGATGGCAAAGTACTTTGGCGCGCCCTGGAGCCATCCTCCAACAATTGCCGAGACGGCCGCGCATTACCGGGCGATGAACATCGCCGCGGTGATCTTTCCCGTCGATGCCGAGCGCGAGACGGGCCATCGCCGATACGACAATTACGAGGTGGCCGATGCCTGCGCGCGGGAGGCGGACATCCTGATTCCCTTCGTCTCGATCGACCCGGCCAAGGGCAGGCTGGGCGCGCGCGAGGCGCGGGACCTGGTGGCCAACCACGGGGTGCAGGGGTTCAAGTTCCACCCGACGATGCAGAGCTTCTACCCCAACGACCGCATGGCCTGGCCGCTTTATGAGGCGATTGCCGAGACGGGCAAGCCGGCGCTGTTCCACACCGGCCAGACCGGCGTGGGGTCGGGGATGCGGGGCGGCAACGGGATGCGGCTGAAATACTCCAACCCGATGTACATCGACGATCTGGCGGTGGATTTCCCCGACATGCCGATCATCCTGGCACATCCGTCCTTTCCCTGGCAGGACGAGGCGCTAGCGGTGGCGCAGCACAAGCCAAATGTCTTCATCGACCTGTCGGGCTGGTCGCCGAAGTATTTCCCCGAGATCCTCGTGCGCTATGCCAACACGATCCTGAAGAAGAAGATGCTGTTCGGGTCGGACTGGCCGATGATCGCTCCGGAAAAGTGGCTCGATGCCTTCGACAAGGCGCCATTCCGCGAAGAGGTGCGCCCCCTGATCCTGAAGGAAAACGCCCTGCGGCTTCTGGGGCGGGCCTGA
- a CDS encoding Crp/Fnr family transcriptional regulator codes for MYGLAEGALEITFPLVADEPVTIYRAEPGFWIGDAAQFSRRQRMIGIAAATPVRILRVSGTELERLLAESPRFWPCFYDLSSRNVETALTLLSESLALTVKARVCRRLLTLAERDRDVQITQDDLAKLVGVARATVRRAIADLAAAGGVETGYRSLRLRDLDVLRRHKDEQ; via the coding sequence ATGTATGGCCTTGCCGAAGGCGCGCTTGAAATCACATTCCCCCTCGTCGCCGACGAACCCGTCACCATCTACCGCGCCGAGCCGGGGTTCTGGATCGGCGACGCCGCGCAGTTCTCGCGGCGCCAGCGCATGATCGGCATTGCCGCCGCCACGCCTGTCCGCATCTTGCGCGTCTCGGGCACAGAGCTTGAACGCCTGCTGGCGGAAAGCCCCCGCTTCTGGCCCTGCTTCTACGACCTCAGCAGCCGCAACGTCGAAACGGCGCTGACGCTCCTCAGCGAAAGCCTGGCGCTCACCGTCAAGGCCCGCGTCTGCCGCCGCCTTCTGACCCTGGCCGAACGCGACCGCGACGTGCAGATCACCCAGGACGATCTGGCAAAGCTCGTCGGCGTGGCCCGCGCCACCGTGCGCCGCGCCATCGCCGACCTTGCCGCAGCAGGCGGCGTGGAAACCGGCTACCGCTCGCTCCGCCTAAGGGATCTGGACGTGTTGCGCCGCCACAAGGACGAGCAGTAG
- a CDS encoding arylsulfatase, whose amino-acid sequence MKRLLCGLALAVLAAGAAAAQEAEKPNILVIWGDDIGTWNISHNNRGMMGYMTPNIDRIAAEGVSFTDYYGQQSCTAGRAAFLGGNVPVRTGMTKVGLPGAPEGWQTTDVTIATVLKAQGYVTGQFGKNHQGDQDAHLPTNNGFDEFFGNLYHLNAEEEPENRDYPRDMVLANGKTFLEQFGPRGVIHSWAQPDGTQKIENTGPLTKKRMETIDQETVDAAEGFIRNAVEKKEPFFVWWNATRMHFRTHVSEEHTGLSGPNGDEYSDGMVEHDMQVGELLALVDELGIADNTIVFYSTDNGPHYNTWPDAGTTPFRSEKNSNWEGAYRVPAFVRWPGHYQAGVTLNGIVSHEDWLPTFAAVAGNPDIKEQLREGVELNGRTYRNYIDGFDQNAYLSGTGDAPRHNFWYVNDDGQVVAARYDDWKVVFLENRGEAFGVWREPFTELRVPLLFNLRRDPFEKAQHNSNTYNDWFLERPFVVVPIQALAAQFLKTMQDYPPSQTPGSFNLSKIEEQLRAGVGN is encoded by the coding sequence ATGAAAAGATTGCTTTGCGGGCTTGCGCTCGCGGTGCTGGCGGCCGGGGCCGCCGCGGCGCAGGAGGCTGAGAAGCCCAATATCCTTGTGATCTGGGGCGATGATATCGGAACCTGGAACATCAGCCACAACAACCGCGGGATGATGGGCTACATGACGCCCAATATCGACCGGATCGCCGCGGAAGGCGTGAGCTTCACCGACTATTACGGGCAGCAAAGCTGCACGGCAGGCCGCGCGGCGTTTCTGGGCGGCAACGTGCCGGTGCGCACCGGCATGACCAAGGTCGGGTTGCCGGGCGCCCCCGAAGGCTGGCAGACCACCGATGTCACCATTGCCACGGTGCTGAAGGCGCAGGGCTATGTGACGGGCCAGTTCGGCAAGAACCACCAGGGCGATCAGGATGCCCATCTGCCCACGAACAACGGGTTCGACGAGTTCTTCGGCAACCTCTACCACCTGAATGCCGAGGAAGAGCCGGAGAACCGCGACTATCCGCGCGACATGGTTCTGGCCAACGGCAAGACCTTCCTGGAGCAGTTCGGTCCCCGCGGCGTGATCCATTCCTGGGCGCAGCCCGACGGCACCCAGAAGATCGAGAACACCGGCCCGCTGACCAAGAAGCGGATGGAAACGATTGACCAGGAAACGGTCGACGCCGCCGAAGGCTTCATCCGCAACGCGGTGGAAAAGAAGGAGCCCTTCTTCGTGTGGTGGAATGCTACGCGGATGCACTTCCGCACCCATGTGAGCGAAGAGCACACCGGCCTGTCCGGCCCGAATGGCGACGAATATTCCGACGGCATGGTCGAGCATGACATGCAGGTCGGCGAACTTCTGGCGCTGGTGGACGAGTTGGGCATCGCCGACAACACGATCGTCTTCTATTCCACCGACAACGGCCCGCATTACAACACCTGGCCCGACGCGGGCACCACGCCCTTCCGGTCCGAGAAGAACTCGAACTGGGAAGGCGCCTATCGCGTTCCGGCCTTTGTCCGCTGGCCGGGCCATTACCAGGCGGGCGTGACGCTGAACGGCATTGTCAGCCACGAGGACTGGCTTCCGACCTTTGCCGCCGTCGCCGGCAATCCTGACATCAAGGAGCAGCTGCGCGAGGGGGTCGAGCTGAACGGGCGGACCTACCGCAACTACATCGACGGCTTCGACCAGAACGCCTATCTGTCCGGCACGGGCGACGCTCCGCGCCACAACTTCTGGTACGTGAACGACGATGGCCAGGTGGTCGCTGCCCGTTACGACGACTGGAAGGTGGTCTTCCTGGAAAACCGCGGCGAGGCCTTTGGCGTGTGGCGCGAGCCCTTCACAGAGCTGCGCGTGCCGCTCTTGTTCAACCTGCGCCGCGATCCGTTCGAGAAGGCGCAGCACAATTCGAACACCTACAACGACTGGTTCCTGGAGCGCCCCTTCGTCGTCGTCCCGATCCAGGCGCTTGCGGCCCAGTTCCTGAAGACCATGCAGGACTATCCGCCGAGCCAGACGCCGGGTTCGTTCAACCTGAGCAAGATCGAAGAGCAGCTTCGCGCAGGTGTCGGCAACTGA